The window TGCCACCAGTGGAGCAATTATGATTCATAATCTTGCTGGTGCTTTTGAAAAAGAATTTGGTGCACGTGCAATCGCTATCGCGAGGACCGTCTCACAACTTACAGATGTTCAAAATAACGTGGGGAAACGTGAAGGTTTTGAAATCATTCAGCCAATTGCTGAACGTATTCGCTTAACTACTGATGTCGATTATATTGTTATCATCGATATGAATCGAATTCGTTACTCACATCCGTCTGAGAGTAAGCTCGGTACAGTATTTGAAGGTGGAGACGAAATAGAAGCTTTTTCGCAACATGAATACATATCAAAGGCACGTGGCGTACTGGGTTACTCCATTCGTGCGTTCGTACCGATTATGAACGAAGAAGGCACAAAACAAGTTGGTGTTATTACAGTTGGCCTACTTGCACCGAAATGGTATAACCTGCTAGATGAATATCAACTTGATATATTAGTATCTCTTTTTTGGGGTTTAGCTATAGGATTAGGGGGTTCTGTTTGGGTAGCCAACCACTTAAAACGTCAAACATTTAACTTAGAACCTTATGAAATCGCCCGGCTTGTGGAAGAACGCTCCGGTATTATTCAAGCAATGGATATTGGGATATTAGCAACTGACGAAAGTGGAAATGTCACGTTTATAAACAGATTAGCAAGGCAGTACACACATTTCTTTGGCCAGAAGGTCACCCGTAAGACTTTATTTAAATATACTTGGCTTGCAGAGGATACTATTCAGCAACACGAAGTCTACCGTCCTCTCCTGATGTTCGAACAAATGTATTTAGTACGCACTTTCCCAATTCGTATTTTGGAACAAAATGCAGGCTACCTTATTATGCTAACAGATCGAAAAGAAGCTAATATGTTGGCCGAGGAGTTAACTGGCATTAAAATCCTCGTTGATTCTTTACGTGCACAGCAGCATGAATACATGAATCGACTCCATAGTATTGCTGGATTAATTCAGCTCGAACGTAATGAGGACGCTTTAAGTCTCATTATTGATGAAATAACAGACGAAGAGGAAATCATTCGTAGCTTACATGACAAAATACACGACTATTCAATTCAAGGTTTATTGCTTGGCAAATATTCGAGGGCGAAAGAACTCAGTGTGGAGTTAACAATTGATGAAGATTCTAACCTAGTTGATTTTATGAGCGGTTTTTCGAGTGGAGATATGGTAACAATTATTGGCAATCTCTTGGACAATGCAATGGAGGCCTGTCTCGAAAGTACTCATAAGGATGTTCATATAACGGTAATTGGAGATCAGCACCATTTATTTATAGAAGTACAGGACAGTGGTAAAGGCATTGAAGGATTGCCACAACGTATTTTTAATTATGGTTTTAGTACAAAGAAAAAAGAGGGGCATGGTATTGGACTTGCACTTGTTAAACAAATTGTGGAATCTAACAAAGGAACGATCCAAATCGAATCCACTGCCCATATTGGCACAATAATTACTATTATGGTGGGGGTGACTGAAAATGAGTAGTCTTTCAGTTTTAATTGTAGAAGATGATCCAATGGTGCTTGAAGTAAATAAAGGATTTCTGAATAAAATGAATGGTTTTCAGCTTGTGGGTGAATCAGTCAATGGACGTGATGCTTATGAAAAAATTATTTCAAAAAAACCAAATCTAATATTACTCGATATGTTTTTACCAGATATGACTGGCATGGAATTATTCCTAAAGCTTCGTGCAGAACGTATTCCATCAGATATTATTATGATTACAGCAGCTAGAGACTCACCAACAGTACAAGAGTCTCTCCGTCTTGGTGCAATCGATTACCTTATTAAACCTTTCCGTTTTGAACGCTTTGAAAAGGCATTGCAACAATATAAAAACTCTACAAAAAAGTTACTAAATACAAATGCCGTAAACCAAGAGGATATCGATAAATGGCTGGGTATTCAGCAGGAAACTTTTGAATTACCAAAAGGTTTAAACAATATTACGATGCAACAAATATTAGATCATTTAATGTCACTTAGATCCTCGACTACTTCTGAACAACTCGCTCAAAATGTCGGAATGGCTAGAGTAACTGTTCGTAAATACTTAGACTTTTTAGCCACAAAAGGTACTGTGGATATTGAATTAAAATATGGTTCAGTGGGTCGTCCAACAAAATACTATTCTATTAAATAATTTGTACAGGTAACCAATTAGTCCTTCAATCATTAGCAATAGATTAAATAACAAGAATCTGCTCGTTTCCACGGATAAGCTATGGCCTCAGCAGGCGCTTCAGCGTCTACAGGGACTTCCCTGCTTTTTCCCCAGAAATCTCGCAGATTCTTTACTTATTTACAGCCATAAATTCATTATGGCAACTGATAGACAGTCCTAACTGTGTTACAACATTTTTTAAAATAGTAAATTGTTATATACCATAAATACCAAAATGTCCATTAATACCATAATATTGTTTATTTGAATAGATATACTACAATGAAGAACGTTCACATCTTAAATAGATTAGGGGTGAATTATATGTGGAGTAATCGTAGTAAAATCCGATTTGTTAGCGTTCTCATTTTAATAATAATTCTGTTAGTCTCATGTCAACAACGTGATTATCCAACCGATAATGAGCAGTTAAGTCATGAAGAACAAATTGTTATTCGATTTTCACATGTTGTTGGTGAAAATACGCCAAAAGGAATGGCAGCAATAAAGTTTGCCGAACTCATTAAAGAACGAAGTAATGGCCATGTAGAAATTCAAGTGTTTCCAAACGGCGTACTCTATAAGGATGGAGAAGAATTAAATGCACTATTGCGCGGCGATATTCAAATGATCGCACCGGCTATTTCTAAAATTACAACACTTGTTCCAGAGTGGTCAGTCATGGATTTACCCTATGCATTTAAAAATGCTGACGAAGTTCATAGCTATGTAGGTAGTGAAATAGGTCAATCTTTAATGAAGAAATTAAACGCACATAATCTATTATCTGTGGGGGTTTGGGATAGCGGATTTAAGCAGTTAAGCAATAGTATCCGGCCCATCGAACATATTAGTGACTTAAAAGAGTTACGGATGCGTATTATGCCCAGTGATATTTTAGCGGAGCAATTCTCCAGTGTTGGTGCTTATCCAAAGAGAATTGACTTTAATACCGTTTTTAACCAGCTGCAAAAAGGAAATGTAGATGGTCAGGAAAACACATTCACGAATATTACTAGTAAAAATATTCATTCTTTACAGGACTACTTAACGGTTAGTAATCACGGTTACTTAGGTTATTTACTACTTATAAATAACGAGTCTTGGGACTCCTTGCCAAAGGATGTACAAACACTGCTCATGGACACGCTAGAAGAAGTACAAGAATGGGAATGGCAACTTGCAAAGGATCTTAGTGCCGAACGTCTGCAAGAAATGGAAGCCTGTGAATGCATTAATATTCACTACTTATCTAATCAGGATGTGCAAAAATGGGAGTCAGCTTTTGAACCTGTTTATGACTATTATGCAGGAAAGTATGACAGTAAATATATTAACGCACTACCCAAAAATCAATCACATCATTAACTTGAGTTTAAAGGTTGTCCTTTTTACTATAATCAAAAAATTTTAGGGGGATTTGTAATGAAGAAATGGCTTTTCATGTCACTAATGGCTGTGCTTGTATTAGCACTTGCTGCTTGTGGTGGGGACAAAAAAGAAACAACTTCTGCTCCAGCAGCTGAAGGAGATGGTGGCTATACGAAAGATAAACCGCTTGTAATTAAATTCTCTCACGTGACATCCATTGACAGCGTTAAGGGGAAAGCTGCTGATGCTTTTGCTAAATTAGTAGCAGAGAAAACAGATGGTAAAGTGAAAGTGGAAGTTTACCCTTCATCTCAATTATATGGCGATAACGATGAGCTAGATGCATTAGTATCTGGAAACGTACATATGATTGCACCTTCCGTTACAAAAATGGTAAAAATCGATCCACGTTGGCAATATGTGGACATGCCTTATCTTTTTGAAAACGAAGAGCATGCACGTAAATTCTTTGAGTCTGATGTTGCCAAAACAATTCTTGAATCCGATCAATTAGCGAATAACGATATTAAAGGTTTAGTTTTCTGGGAAAATGGTTTCAAACATTTCTCAAATAACAAACACCCACTTGTCAACGTTGAAGACTTTAAAGGCCTAAAATTCCGTGCTCAAGCTGGTAAAGTGCTAGAAGCACAATTCAAGGCTTTACATGCCGGCTCAGCAACAATCGCATTCGGTGAAACATATGCTGCGTTACAACAAGGAACAGTAGATGGCCAAGAAAATACATTTAACAACTTCGATACACAAAAATACCAAGAAGTACAAAAATACTTCTCAGTATCTGAACATGGTCGTCTTGACTATGCAATTTTTGTAAACAAATCATTCTGGGATAAAATCCCTGTTGATTTACTAAAAGCGGTTGAAGATTCTTTAACGGAAGCAACAACTTTAGCTTGGGATTTAGCTTCTGAAGAAAATGCAAAATCATATGAAAACATTAAAAACTCTGGCATTGAAGTTATTGAGTTAACACCTGAACAAAAAGAGAAAATCAAGGCTGAACTTGAGCCAGTTTATGAAGAATTCGGTGAAGTTATTACGGAAGAATTAATCAACGGTATTCGTGGCTTAAAATAGTTCTTCAAATTTGAGTGTCGATAAGGTATCGACACTCACTCTTTTTCTTAAAGGTAAATCGCTTACCCTTACCTAAAGTACTAGCGGGTGCTAAAATTCCCACCCAAACATCAAGTTAGTTGACGCTACAGTGGGAGGTTAAGCACCCGTAAGTACAAATCACAACAATATTTACTTCAGTATTGTACTTATGTTATTGAATGATAATAATCAAATCGAAAAATTAAAAGGAGGCATCAGAATGAAAGCTTTACATAAAGCATGGGGCTATTTAGAAGAAATTCTTGCTGGTTTCTTTTTTGTCACAGGTGTAGTACTCATTTTTTATGGCGTAATCATGCGCTACTTGTTCAACGAACCTCAAGCTTGGGTAGAAGAACTCGCTAGATATACAATTATTTGGGGAACTTTTCTAGGGTTTGGGTTAGCACTGCGTCACAACCAACATATTCAAGTAGATATTTTATACGATCAATTAAAACCTTCGATGAAACGTATTCTAGACATAGTGGCAACAGGCTTAAGCATCATATTCTGCTTAATCTATACGTATTATGGCTTTGTTCTTGTAGAGAACCGTTATACATCTGGCATGGTATCACTTGATATTGGTATTCCAATGTGGATTGTCTACTTAGTACTACCCGTTTCAGGTATTTTATTCTTGCTAAGATTCGTAGAAAGATTAGTCAATATTCTACGTGGAAAGGATGAAGAATATGCTAATCCTCTTACTTAGTTTCTTTATTTTACTGTTCTTACGCGTACCTGTAGCAGTCAGTTTAGCACTATCAACTATTCTTGTGTTCTTCCAAATTGATTTTAATATGAATATGATTCCACAACGAATTTTCACTGCACTTGATTCATTCCCAATGATGGCGATTCCAGGGTTTGTACTTGCTGGGGTGCTAATGGCGCGTGGAGGTATTTCAAAATATTTAATCGAAGCCTTACGTGCTTGGATCGGTCACCTTCCAGGAGGGCTTGCAGTAGTAACTATCGTTGCCTGTGCAATCTTCGCAGCAATTTCAGGTTCTTCACCTGCGACAGCTGCAGCCATCGGTTCTATTATGATCCCTGCAATGATTTCAGCAGGTTATAAAAAACGTTACTCGATGGGCCTTGTTGCTGCCGGTGGTACGCTAGGTATTTTAATTCCACCGAGTGTGCCTTTAATCATCTATGGTATTACATCTGAACAATCCATTGGTGAGTTATTTATGGCAGGCGTTATTCCTGGTCTTGCATTAACTGGCATATTAATCATTGCTGCCATCTTCTATGCAAAAAGAAATGGTTTCAAGGGTGATGAGCCTGCAACTTGGGAGGTACGTTGGCGTAAGTCCTTAAAAGCAATCTGGGGCGGCTTCTTACCTTTCCTAATTTTAGGTACGATTTATTCTGGTGTTGTAACACCAACTGAATCCGCAGTTATCGCCGTATTTTATGGTTTGATTGTTTCCCTTTTCATCTATCGCGAAATGAAACTAAAAGACTTCCGAGAAGTATTAGTAGAATCCATTAACATCACGGCCATGATTTTTCTAATAATAGGTGCTGCTTCCTTATTCGGATTATATTTAACAAATGCACAGGTACCACAACAAGTTGGTGCTTGGATTGCAGAAAGTGATATGAACAAATGGATTTTCATAATCATCGTTAACATCTTATTCTTTGTGATGGGGATGTTTTTAGAAGCAGTTTCAATTATTTTAATAACATTACCAATCTTGTTACCAATCCTTGTACATTTCGATATCAACCTCATTCACTTTGCTATTATTATGACGATTAACATGGAGCTTGGAATGATTACACCACCAGTTGGTCTGAATCTCTTCGTTGTTAGTGGGATTGCCAAAGAAAAATTGGGTGAAGTTGTCAGAGGGGTTATTCCGTTTATCGTCTTAATGATTGTCTTCTTAGCTATTGTTGTATTACTGCCACAACTATCACTGTGGTTACCTGAGCAAATGAAATAAGGATATTCCTATGAACACGTTCAAACAGGGGTATTCGATTAAAGATAGGCAATTTTGGATTATTATGATGAGCTTAGGCCTTGCATCCGTATTCGTCTTTGCTTCGATGTATTCGGTTCAGCCTTTGCTCCCCTTCTTTACTGAACAATTTAATATATCCGCTTCTTATGCAAGTTTGGCGATGTCGATGACAACCTTATCTGTCATTATAGGATTACTGGTATTAGGTTTTTTATCTGATCGACACGGGCGTTTACTGTTCATTAAGGTTGCGCTCATTCTCACAGTGATTCCGTTTCTTTTTATGGCATTCAGTGACTCTTTCTTTCATATTGTTGTTTGGCGATTTATACAGGGCTTTGCCATTGCTGGTGTACCAGCAGCGGCACTTGCCTATATTAGTGAAGAGATTGATAGTCAATCGATGGGGCTTGCCACATCACTTTATATTTCAAGTAATGCACTTGGTGGAACAATTGGTCGCTTAGTCATGGGATCAGTGACAGAGCGTTATTCTTGGGAAACAGCGTTTTGTTCACTTGCACTTCTTGGTTGCATCATTTTTGTAATCGTTTGGCTAGCACTACCAAAATCTAAGCATTTTGCACAACATTCTCGTACAATAAAAACAGATGTACACGGTTTTTGGATTCATTTAAAAAATCCAAATCTGCTGATATTATTCGGTTTAGGGATCATTTTACAAATTTCATTTACAGGAATGTGGACATTCATTCCATTTCATTTAACAGAACCGCCCTTCTCTCTTTCATTAAAGACGATATCTTTCATTTTTTTAGCCTATAGTTTAGGTATTGTCGGTTCACCAATCGCCAGTGCAATCGCAGAAGAAATAGGGATTAATATCATACGAACTATTGGCTTACTCCTGCTAGTTAGTGGAATTGCGCTAACATTAAGCCACTCACTTTTCATCATTATTGTTGGTTTATGTCTTGCCTGTTTAGGTTTCTTCACAGCCCATGCATTAACATCAGCAACTGTTAGCCGGACCGCAAACCATCAAAAGGGGAGCGCTTCTAGCTTATATCTCGTTTCCTATTATATCGGCGTCACTTGTGGAAGTACGTTGCTTAGTCCAATATGGGAACTTTATCAATGGCAAGGCATTGTAATCATAACAATAATTCTTCCTATTTTTTATATACTTTTTTTAAATATCACATTTAATAGAAGAAAAAGTAATCGCTATTAGCAAAAAGAACGAAGCTTGTCACTAAAAGAGATGTTGTCTACATTTAGAGGCACTTCTTTTTTTGTCTGATTGTTTCACCTTCCGCTGCAAATATTAAAAACATAGCAATAACACATTTTTAATAACAGGAGGTGTCTCAACAATAAATTGAGACACCTCCCTTCTTAGTATTTACTAATTATTCATAAGCCTATCTATCATAACTTTATTCTTTCAATTTTTTTGGCCAGAAACTCCATTTTCCTAATAACACGATAATAGCAGGGATGATGATTGGACGGACAAGGAATGTATCCACTAACACCCCTACAAATACTGCAAAACCAAATACACGTAATTCCATTACCGGTTGAGTTATTAAAACTGCAAAAGTTGCTGCTAATATTAAACCAGCAGATGAAATAACACTACCCGTTTTTCCTACTCCCTCTATAACGGCTTCTTTAATTGGCAAGTGACGTTTTTCCTCACTTATACGAGACATGAGCATGATCGAATAATCGACACCGAGCGCCACGATAAAGACAAATGTATAGAGCGGAATACGATAGCTTACACCTGTGTAACCAAGTAAGTCCTGGAAAAAGAACACGGTAATCCCAAGAGCAGCACCAAATGATAATAGAATGGTAGCTATCATATAAATCGGTGCGAGAAGTGAACGCGTTTGGATAACAAGCATAACGGAAATTAATATCGTCATTATCATGGCTACACGCCACTCATCTTCATGACTCACTGCACGAATATCAGTTTGCTGCGCTGTTTCACCTGCAAAATACAAATCTCCCTCAATATTTGCATGTGCTAGAATAGCATCAGCACGTTTACGGATTTGCTCCATATGATTATAGGCTGATTCTGAATACGGATTTTCATCTAGTACAACGTTTAGTTTTACAATGCTGGCATCCTTTTCAGCAACTGCATGACCTTGTGTCGTTACTTTTTCAATACCCACTTCTTCCTCTAAGACGCTTATCATATCCGCAATTTGTACCTCTGTTAATTCTTCTTTTGCGTCAACAATTGCCGTTGTAGGCGCAATTTCCCCAGGTGAAAAAGCTTTTTCCAGTTGCTTAAAACCCTGTACGGAAGACATTTCGGGTGGGAATGAATCTAGCAAATTAAATGTATACGTCATATGTTTCACCTGATACGTAAAAGCAAGTAAAATAACTAATACAGGTACCATGGCAAGAAGCGGCTTATTCGTAACAAATCGTGCCACTCGATGCCAAAAGCCTTCTTTCTCTACCTTTACTTTACGCTTAAGTGGATTGAATGGCCAAAAAGCCTTTTCCCCGGCAATTGCAAATAGTGCAGGGATTAATGTTAAACCAGCCACTAAAATAATAAGCACCGCTACTGCAAATACAGGTGCAAAAATTCGATAGGGTTCATACACCGCAAAAAAAAGTGTCAGCATTCCCAACATCACAGTACCACCACTAAATACAATTGGCTCTGTGACAAATTTCACAGCATTTTTCATTGCTTCACTCGTAGTTAAACCCTTTTCTAATTCTTCACGGAAGCGAGCGAAAATCAGTAACGAATAATCCGTAACGACTGCAAACAGTAAAATCAGCATGATGGATAGTGCCTGGCTATCAATCGGGAATAAATCTGCTTTTCCCATCAATCCTAGTACTTTATCTACAATCGCATACGTGATACCCGCACCGATTAATGGAATGAATGCAGGTAATGGCGAGCGATAAATTACAATTAGCAACACCAATATGACAGCTACCGTTCCTAAAATCAGAACAACATCCGCTTTTGAGAACATCTCATACGTATCTGCCACAATACCCGTTGGCCCTGTAAAGAACGTAGCAACGTTTGGCATTGCCTCTGCTGTTTTTGTTTTTAAGTCATCTAATTCTTTTTTGACCGCTTTCGATTCATTACCTTCCGGGAACACAACAGGCATAAAGAATGTTGTTTTATCTTCAGCAACAAACGATG of the Lysinibacillus fusiformis genome contains:
- a CDS encoding ATP-binding protein yields the protein MKNISLRLKMFIFSFIIVISSIATSGAIMIHNLAGAFEKEFGARAIAIARTVSQLTDVQNNVGKREGFEIIQPIAERIRLTTDVDYIVIIDMNRIRYSHPSESKLGTVFEGGDEIEAFSQHEYISKARGVLGYSIRAFVPIMNEEGTKQVGVITVGLLAPKWYNLLDEYQLDILVSLFWGLAIGLGGSVWVANHLKRQTFNLEPYEIARLVEERSGIIQAMDIGILATDESGNVTFINRLARQYTHFFGQKVTRKTLFKYTWLAEDTIQQHEVYRPLLMFEQMYLVRTFPIRILEQNAGYLIMLTDRKEANMLAEELTGIKILVDSLRAQQHEYMNRLHSIAGLIQLERNEDALSLIIDEITDEEEIIRSLHDKIHDYSIQGLLLGKYSRAKELSVELTIDEDSNLVDFMSGFSSGDMVTIIGNLLDNAMEACLESTHKDVHITVIGDQHHLFIEVQDSGKGIEGLPQRIFNYGFSTKKKEGHGIGLALVKQIVESNKGTIQIESTAHIGTIITIMVGVTENE
- a CDS encoding response regulator, whose translation is MSSLSVLIVEDDPMVLEVNKGFLNKMNGFQLVGESVNGRDAYEKIISKKPNLILLDMFLPDMTGMELFLKLRAERIPSDIIMITAARDSPTVQESLRLGAIDYLIKPFRFERFEKALQQYKNSTKKLLNTNAVNQEDIDKWLGIQQETFELPKGLNNITMQQILDHLMSLRSSTTSEQLAQNVGMARVTVRKYLDFLATKGTVDIELKYGSVGRPTKYYSIK
- a CDS encoding DctP family TRAP transporter solute-binding subunit; translated protein: MWSNRSKIRFVSVLILIIILLVSCQQRDYPTDNEQLSHEEQIVIRFSHVVGENTPKGMAAIKFAELIKERSNGHVEIQVFPNGVLYKDGEELNALLRGDIQMIAPAISKITTLVPEWSVMDLPYAFKNADEVHSYVGSEIGQSLMKKLNAHNLLSVGVWDSGFKQLSNSIRPIEHISDLKELRMRIMPSDILAEQFSSVGAYPKRIDFNTVFNQLQKGNVDGQENTFTNITSKNIHSLQDYLTVSNHGYLGYLLLINNESWDSLPKDVQTLLMDTLEEVQEWEWQLAKDLSAERLQEMEACECINIHYLSNQDVQKWESAFEPVYDYYAGKYDSKYINALPKNQSHH
- a CDS encoding DctP family TRAP transporter solute-binding subunit yields the protein MKKWLFMSLMAVLVLALAACGGDKKETTSAPAAEGDGGYTKDKPLVIKFSHVTSIDSVKGKAADAFAKLVAEKTDGKVKVEVYPSSQLYGDNDELDALVSGNVHMIAPSVTKMVKIDPRWQYVDMPYLFENEEHARKFFESDVAKTILESDQLANNDIKGLVFWENGFKHFSNNKHPLVNVEDFKGLKFRAQAGKVLEAQFKALHAGSATIAFGETYAALQQGTVDGQENTFNNFDTQKYQEVQKYFSVSEHGRLDYAIFVNKSFWDKIPVDLLKAVEDSLTEATTLAWDLASEENAKSYENIKNSGIEVIELTPEQKEKIKAELEPVYEEFGEVITEELINGIRGLK
- a CDS encoding TRAP transporter small permease, whose translation is MKALHKAWGYLEEILAGFFFVTGVVLIFYGVIMRYLFNEPQAWVEELARYTIIWGTFLGFGLALRHNQHIQVDILYDQLKPSMKRILDIVATGLSIIFCLIYTYYGFVLVENRYTSGMVSLDIGIPMWIVYLVLPVSGILFLLRFVERLVNILRGKDEEYANPLT
- a CDS encoding TRAP transporter large permease; this encodes MLILLLSFFILLFLRVPVAVSLALSTILVFFQIDFNMNMIPQRIFTALDSFPMMAIPGFVLAGVLMARGGISKYLIEALRAWIGHLPGGLAVVTIVACAIFAAISGSSPATAAAIGSIMIPAMISAGYKKRYSMGLVAAGGTLGILIPPSVPLIIYGITSEQSIGELFMAGVIPGLALTGILIIAAIFYAKRNGFKGDEPATWEVRWRKSLKAIWGGFLPFLILGTIYSGVVTPTESAVIAVFYGLIVSLFIYREMKLKDFREVLVESINITAMIFLIIGAASLFGLYLTNAQVPQQVGAWIAESDMNKWIFIIIVNILFFVMGMFLEAVSIILITLPILLPILVHFDINLIHFAIIMTINMELGMITPPVGLNLFVVSGIAKEKLGEVVRGVIPFIVLMIVFLAIVVLLPQLSLWLPEQMK
- a CDS encoding MFS transporter; its protein translation is MNTFKQGYSIKDRQFWIIMMSLGLASVFVFASMYSVQPLLPFFTEQFNISASYASLAMSMTTLSVIIGLLVLGFLSDRHGRLLFIKVALILTVIPFLFMAFSDSFFHIVVWRFIQGFAIAGVPAAALAYISEEIDSQSMGLATSLYISSNALGGTIGRLVMGSVTERYSWETAFCSLALLGCIIFVIVWLALPKSKHFAQHSRTIKTDVHGFWIHLKNPNLLILFGLGIILQISFTGMWTFIPFHLTEPPFSLSLKTISFIFLAYSLGIVGSPIASAIAEEIGINIIRTIGLLLLVSGIALTLSHSLFIIIVGLCLACLGFFTAHALTSATVSRTANHQKGSASSLYLVSYYIGVTCGSTLLSPIWELYQWQGIVIITIILPIFYILFLNITFNRRKSNRY
- a CDS encoding MMPL family transporter, with product MKKLAEKKRWLAILLAWLLVMIVLSSVAPGAKEVTSPSENAGLPDDALSIQAQQMIKEYYPSSEGLPLFVVLHNEQGFDNGAIKDYMTKVEAVMASSNYDLTVVPLSQMPEQAWTSFVAEDKTTFFMPVVFPEGNESKAVKKELDDLKTKTAEAMPNVATFFTGPTGIVADTYEMFSKADVVLILGTVAVILVLLIVIYRSPLPAFIPLIGAGITYAIVDKVLGLMGKADLFPIDSQALSIMLILLFAVVTDYSLLIFARFREELEKGLTTSEAMKNAVKFVTEPIVFSGGTVMLGMLTLFFAVYEPYRIFAPVFAVAVLIILVAGLTLIPALFAIAGEKAFWPFNPLKRKVKVEKEGFWHRVARFVTNKPLLAMVPVLVILLAFTYQVKHMTYTFNLLDSFPPEMSSVQGFKQLEKAFSPGEIAPTTAIVDAKEELTEVQIADMISVLEEEVGIEKVTTQGHAVAEKDASIVKLNVVLDENPYSESAYNHMEQIRKRADAILAHANIEGDLYFAGETAQQTDIRAVSHEDEWRVAMIMTILISVMLVIQTRSLLAPIYMIATILLSFGAALGITVFFFQDLLGYTGVSYRIPLYTFVFIVALGVDYSIMLMSRISEEKRHLPIKEAVIEGVGKTGSVISSAGLILAATFAVLITQPVMELRVFGFAVFVGVLVDTFLVRPIIIPAIIVLLGKWSFWPKKLKE